One window of the Rosa rugosa chromosome 3, drRosRugo1.1, whole genome shotgun sequence genome contains the following:
- the LOC133739782 gene encoding 3-ketoacyl-CoA synthase 1-like: MKSSSHFKFLQASILGILIILTFLHLLFSYSTLSLSCMWLLCISSLYYYSSRPNPVFLLDFSCFKPDSNQKCNLQSSQSFVRRTNRFTDESEEFMRKIFLKSGLGDETYAPKFVFQSNPEAKLESVMDEAQQGMFSAVSSLLSKTGIQPSLINSLIVTSGSFSPVPSLSSLIVNRFKLKPDVKTYNLSGMGCSSGVISIDLAANLLKKSKDIGYALVVINESISLNWYFGDSRPMLVTNCIFRVGSAAALITNDPSCRRVAKMELIQSLRTHHGASDRAYKAAFQEEDDKGNLGFALTKDLIPVAGAYLREHIKILAPRVLPLNQLAMYAYSVICSAATLGKNSKFKPILVPDFTKAFDHFCIHTGGKAVIEQVGRVLRLGDVLTEPARMSLHRFGNTSSSLVFYELAYFEAKRRIKGGDRVWMLAFGTGFKVGSLVWKSLSDLGQQSDNPWDDCIHNYPLKQ, translated from the coding sequence ATGAAATCCTCATCTCATTTCAAATTCCTGCAAGCTTCTATTTTGGGAATCTTAATAATTTTAACTTTCCTCCACTTGCTCTTCTCCTATTCCACCCTTTCTTTGTCCTGCATGTGGCTTCTTTGCATTTCAAGTCTTTACTATTATTCCTCTCGTCCCAACCCCGTCTTCCTCCTCGACTTCTCCTGCTTCAAACCAGATTCTAACCAAAAGTGCAACTTGCAATCCTCCCAATCCTTCGTGCGCCGCACAAATCGCTTCACCGATGAAAGCGAAGAATTCATGCGTAAAATCTTCCTCAAATCCGGTCTAGGAGACGAAACCTATGCTCCAAAGTTCGTTTTCCAATCCAACCCCGAAGCCAAGTTAGAGTCCGTCATGGATGAAGCTCAGCAAGGCATGTTCTCAGCCGTCAGCTCACTCCTTTCCAAAACCGGCATCCAGCCATCTCTCATCAACTCCCTGATCGTGACAAGTGGCAGCTTCTCTCCGGTACCCTCTCTCTCCTCGCTGATAGTCAACCGTTTTAAGCTCAAACCCGACGTAAAAACCTACAATCTAAGTGGCATGGGGTGTAGCTCTGGTGTGATATCAATCGATTTAGCTGCTAACTTACTAAAGAAGAGCAAAGACATTGGATACGCCCTGGTGGTTATAAACGAGAGTATTAGTTTGAATTGGTATTTTGGTGATAGTCGTCCCATGCTCGTAACCAACTGCATTTTTCGGGTTGGTTCTGCTGCGGCGTTGATTACCAACGATCCAAGTTGTCGCCGAGTCGCCAAGATGGAACTCATTCAATCTCTTCGAACTCACCACGGAGCAAGCGACCGAGCATATAAAGCTGCTTTTCAAGAGGAAGATGACAAGGGCAACCTCGGTTTTGCTCTGACCAAAGATTTGATTCCAGTTGCAGGGGCCTATTTACGTGAGCACATCAAGATTCTGGCTCCccgagttctaccactgaatcAACTTGCTATGTACGCCTACTCGGTCATTTGTTCTGCAGCAACATTGGGGAAGAACAGCAAGTTCAAACCAATACTTGTTCCGGATTTCACCAAGGCTTTTGACCATTTTTGTATCCATACCGGTGGGAAAGCGGTGATCGAGCAGGTGGGGCGGGTTCTGCGACTGGGTGACGTGTTGACTGAGCCAGCTCGGATGAGTTTGCATCGATTTGGGAACACTTCCAGTAGTCTAGTGTTCTATGAGTTGGCTTATTTTGAAGCCAAACGGAGAATTAAAGGAGGAGATAGGGTGTGGATGTTGGCGTTTGGGACTGGTTTTAAGGTTGGGAGTCTTGTTTGGAAGTCACTTTCGGATTTAGGTCAACAGAGTGACAATCCATGGGATGATTGCATTCATAACTACCCATTAAAGCAATAG